The following coding sequences lie in one Lolium perenne isolate Kyuss_39 chromosome 2, Kyuss_2.0, whole genome shotgun sequence genomic window:
- the LOC127336362 gene encoding uncharacterized protein isoform X2, with product MADEMDLGDIVLSWSIQQITDDDLYRGKVETIPCNFKSVDHYLQAFRVPLIEETRSDLSSCLELINEAPSSKILSMEGAGKTGLYYMDVDFWDNGAGFSAEAYTARNGDIFILSSLRPGAVEDLNRYGVTYCLAMVTEVSLDDEYQKGFRVKVTKDIGSEQDLSKLTHAIFLNNIMTNKRIWQALSFDTDMGNNFTIIKSLLAPTSLGEDACGICVKQDGGCLPSLSEQLLSIELNQSQVDAIEYVISAVQCRHTNLMKLIWGPPGTGKTKTVSALLWALACVKCRTLTCAPTNVAVVGVCTRFLQNLKDFSEHIDENGLPFSLGDVLLFGNKYSMDITEGLQDVFLDFRVDELVECFSSLSGWKYRIASMVSFFDDCASLYDMLLEDDETSEPVCFLDFVKKQFDVTAVALKRCIVNLCIHLPRSKFSHDSVINLSTLLNMLEIFGALLCNVNLTDEGLKRVLGCLSTENSVCPQSSTEKELDGARSACLKLLKDLQQSLDLPTGKDNNWVQRYCIRNATLLFCTTSSSYRLHHMEIAPLDVLIVDEAAQVRECELVIPLRLHWLKHVVLVGDDCQLSAMVKSQVCKEAGFGTSLFGRLVMLKFEKHLLNIQYRMNPCISLFPNAQFYERKILDGSNVLSPSYNKDYTCLPFGSYTFINVTDGREDKEGAGNSRRNMVEVAVVLHLVQTIFRCWKSTGQRLSVGVVSPYSSQVDTIKGRVGKKYDKCDGFHVRVKSIDGFQGEEDDVIILSTVRSNGKGVVGFLADNQRTNVALTRAKHCLWIVGNAHTLYKSRTIWTDLVADARRRNCVFDATNDATICKLVLQVKQELDQLDDLLNADSAVFSNTRWKVIVSDEFRKSFTKLKSSQLRREILQKLIKLGGGWRTTVRNLDMPGVSNLAKVYKIRELHLIWSTDVEKSENRYFQMIRIWDLLSQQHVERTVHRLEYLFSMYTDDYLDHCRRVQTLGKLEVPMVWDVDHEMIRYKKDCKVDAQDEPDLVDTSYAMENSKVSESFLLMKFYSLSSGVAQHLLTASDGSEIDIPFELTDEEKEIIQFPLTSFILGRSGTGKTTVLTMKLIQKEQQSLIASQGLNFNEDDLSGLDDKSMMPLNDGKERFMKQVFITVSPKLCSAIKNHISGLKKFGSGDVSDQPSILHMHDVIDDQEEFTEIPDNFSNLPHEHYPLTITYRKFLMMLDGTCRTSFFDVFYAEMNNSTERGQSKSRALQTFIELKEVTYEKFAASYWPHFNADLTKNLDASIVFTEIISHIKGRYQASRPYTSKLGRHDYVMLSDKRFSSLNSEKRDMIYSIFIAYESMKLIAREFDLSDFVNSLHISLISEGYNGDLLDFVYIDEVQDLTMTQIALLKYVCRNFKEGFLFAGDTAQTIARGIDFRFEDIRSLFYTAFLSETEASNQGHGKQVQLSDMFQLTQNFRTHCGILHMAQSIMCLLYFFFPSSVDKLNPETGLVYGEAPVLLESGNDENAIMTIFGEIKSKHGNMHGFGAEQVILVRDDATKKQIVDLVGKQALILTIVECKGLEFQDVLLYNFFGSSPLKNKWRVLYGYMKDKDIIAQSEEISHPGFDRSKHHLLCSELKQLYVAITRTRQRLWICENTDDYCRPMFDYWKKLCLVEVRLLDSSLVQAMRTGSSTDDWKLRGTKLFNEGQFEMATMCFEKAGDAYREKWARAAGLVATADRAMATNLEKRNASLQTASEIYESIGMHEKAAACYIKLHDFKRAGMVYMQKCGASRLEDAGDCFAKAECWSEAAEVYFRSERYTDCFSMCSKEKQLFNLGLQFLKHLEEEHLFENSKLEVSAIRKTYLENCAQHHFERGDIKHMMPFVKAFSSMDHVRAFLNSRNLVDELLSLEMEKGNFLEVAGIAKHKGDVLLEVEMLEKAGSFEDATQLLLLHIVVDSMWSSNSRGWPPKKYAEKERLLAKVKEMATNVSECFYFFASLEADALSDVGKSLSRLNCTLLDGRKCGNLFVEFVASRLILDVHLQSRASEYNLELGPGSEDESSFNDIVARNQISPHTLAYAWNNWKSIIVNVLSHLRHTAGPELNDYEVMYEDLCAKYFGLRKDGEDDRYVVLNMNSSWLSNTGRNSLQQDGNRCWLEVLQFHPCAQSFLMNELSSVGLSVLRKLESIVQIPPKPASSYALVRTILIINEIAKFLEEPEFSLQKSTTKLRSFSALCVRHFFELVYLVWRDRTMRSLLPAILDSPAAYGLIADSLGENLRPKIKKLTYGHLGKTTMVLLHAGRLDDALLSRLLQYVDNDSGWADFFGFLKSFLDTGLDRSSLILNFKVALDFTFNGVRWRDELDYISPMCYLGLLEFLGFLASSYLLQKGRIYCTKSLLVNMLECRTSKLYLDTCLVSNSSPDSDLDHMAYLSGRFIFQIIMAILTDKNMLWEWARKTSTPSSSPPEVLLRLVVTLYPLILTHDLGNCYEVTNTLLKCGVFMDLPKEFAQKIVPALQLRNRTLSNFIRALAGALAAIGDRMVIMGSPKAKGPAICRSIAHTINTADLSDVPKVMALLCPEEPSPVKQETALPEKSDGNKVCNVTGNIPKVVQVNKMESKSEADLCDESDSFWEKLEAFQASKQGQNDATVVFQLLRGAILWLEQRGSPEKNSTELLQEVRRVCSELEKPCARLEKATVEDLYSIWEDGESKLQMIINYMCDERASMKEDGRRNEAAAIVQPQQSDGADDLNGCSDNEPETGGNEVEPVMEEAKAAASGSQKAAPKQKNKKKSKKSKGRRK from the exons ATGGCGGACGAGATGGATTTGGGTGACATAGTGCTCTCCTGGTCGATCCAGCAGATCACCGACGACGACCTCTACAGGGGGAAG GTTGAGACTATTCCCTGCAACTTCAAGTCAGTTGATCACTATCTCCAGGCGTTTCGCGTGCCTCTGATTGAAGAAACAAGGTCAGATCTGTCCTCATGCCttgaactcatcaatgaagcacccTCGTCGAAAATACTCTCGATGGAGGGGGCAGGAAAGACAGGATTATACTACATGGATGTGGACTTTTGGGACAATGGGGCTGGTTTTTCTGCTGAAGCATATACCGCAAGGAATGGTGATATATTTATCCTGTCTAGCTTGAGACCTGGAGCTGTGGAGGACTTGAACCGCTATGGTGTGACATATTGCTTGGCAATGGTTACTGAGGTTTCTTTGGATGATGAATACCAGAAGGGCTTCAGAGTTAAAGTTACAAAGGATATTGGTTCCGAACAAGACTTGAGTAAACTCACACATGCAATATTTCTCAATAATATCATGACAAACAAAAGGATATGGCAAGCACTTTCCTTTGACACGGACATGGGCAACAATTTCACAATAATTAAGTCACTTTTAGCCCCCACAAGTTTG GGTGAAGATGCATGTGGCATCTGTGTTAAACAAGATGGGGGCTGTCTTCCTTCTTTGTCAGAGCAATTACTATCGATTGAACTTAATCAATCTCAAGTGGATGCTATCGAGTATGTGATCTCAGCTGTACAATGTAGGCATACAAACCTCATGAAGCTTATATGGGGTCCACCAGGTACTGGGAAGACCAAGACTGTTAGTGCTTTACTGTGGGCTTTGGCATGTGTGAAATGCAGAACTCTTACTTGTGCTCCCACTAATGTTGCTGTCGTTGGAGTTTGCACTCGTTTCCTTCAAAACTTGAAGGATTTCAGCGAACACATTGATGAAAATGGGCTACCCTTTTCTCTTGGAGATGTCTTGCTATTTGGGAACAAGTATAGCATGGACATCACTGAGGGTCTCCAGGACGTTTTCTTGGATTTTCGTGtggatgaacttgttgagtgcttTTCATCATTGTCTGGATGGAAGTACAGAATAGCTTCGATGGTATCCTTTTTTGACGACTGTGCTTCACTGTATGATATGCTTCTCGAGGATGATGAAACAAGTGAACCTGTGTGCTTTCTGGACTTCGTGAAGAAACAATTTGATGTGACAGCAGTAGCTCTTAAGAGATGTATAGTGAATTTGTGTATTCACCTCCCTCGAAGTAAATTTTCTCATGATAGTGTCATAAATCTATCTACATTGCTTAATATGCTGGAAATTTTTGGTGCCCTTCTGTGCAATGTAAACTTGACAGATGAGGGCTTGAAAAGGGTCCTTGGTTGCCTGTCAACTGAAAACTCTGTTTGTCCACAGTCTTCTACTGAGAAAGAACTAGATGGTGCAAGGTCTGCATGCCTTAAATTGCTTAAAGATCTGCAACAATCGCTTGATTTACCCACTGGAAAAGACAATAACTGGGTCCAGCGCTACTGCATACGTAATGCTACACTTCTTTTCTGTACTACCTCTAGCTCTTACCGGTTGCATCACATGGAGATTGCACCCCTCGATGTCTTAATTGTTGATGAGGCTGCTCAAGTGCGGGAGTGTGAGTTGGTGATTCCGCTACGTCTtcattggctgaagcatgttgtgTTGGTTGGAGATGACTGTCAGCTGAGTGCAATGGTTAAAAGTCAA GTGTGCAAAGAAGCTGGATTTGGTACAAGTCTTTTTGGGAGATTGGTTATGCTAAAATTCGAAAAACATTTGCTGAATATACAGTATCGCATGAATCCCTGTATCAGCTTGTTTCCAAATGCTCAGTTTTATGAGAGGAAGATTTTAGATGGCTCCAATGTGCTGTCTCCTAGCTATAATAAGGATTACACATGCCTCCCATTTGGCAGCTACACTTTTATAAATGTCACGGATGGAAGGGAAGACAAAGAGGGCGCAGGAAATAGTCGAAGAAACATGGTTGaagttgctgttgttctacatctGGTCCAAACGATCTTTAGAT GTTGGAAAAGTACAGGCCAAAGGCTCAGCGTTGGTGTGGTTTCTCCATATAGTTCTCAAGTTGATACAATAAAAGGTAGAGTTGGCAAAAAATATGACAAATGTGATGGCTTTCATGTGCGCGTCAAGAGCATTGATGGTTTCCAAGGAGAAGAGGATGATGTAATAATACTATCAACTGTTAGATCCAATGGCAAAGGAGTTGTTGGATTTCTTGCTGATAACCAAAGAACAAATGTTGCTCTTACCAGAGCGAA GCACTGTCTATGGATTGTTGGGAATGCTCATACACTGTACAAAAGTCGGACTATCTGGACAGACCTTGTTGCTGATGCTCGAAGACGTAATTGTGTTTTCGATGCCACCAATGATGCGACCATATGTAAGTTGGTTTTGCAAGTAAAGCAAGAGCTTGATCAACTTGATGATCTTCTTAATGCTGATTCAGCCGTTTTCAGCAATACCAGATGGAAG GTCATTGTTAGTGATGAGTTTAGAAAGTCCTTCACCAAGCTAAAATCATCGCAGCTCAGGAGGGAAATACTCCAAAAGCTTATCAAACTTGGCGGTGGTTGGAGGACAACTGTTAGGAACTTAGATATGCCTGGTGTTTCCAATCTTGCAAAAGTGTACAAGATCAGGGAACTTCATCTTATTTGGAGTACCGACGTGGAGAAGAGTGAAAACAGGTATTTCCAGATGATAAGAATTTGGGACCTACTGTCACAGCAACATGTTGAAAGAACCGTACACCGTCTGGAGTACCTTTTTTCCATGTACACAGATGATTACCTGGATCACTGCAGAAGAGTGCAGACACTAGG GAAACTGGAGGTTCCTATGGTTTGGGATGTTGATCATGAAATGATTCGCTATAAGAAGGATTGTAAAGTTGATGCTCAGGACGAGCCTGATCTCGTGGATACATcatatgctatggaaaattcaaaaGTTAGCGAAAGCTTCTTGCTGATGAAATTCTATTCATTATCTTCTGGAGTGGCACAGCATTTGCTGACAGCTTCTGATGGTTCTGAAATCGATATCCCCTTTGAACTGACTGATGAAGAGAAGGAGATAATCCAGTTCCCGCTCACTAGCTTTATACTTGGGAGGTCAGGCACTGGAAAAACCACTGTATTGACAATGAAACTGATTCAAAAAGAGCAGCAGTCATTGATTGCCTCCCAAGGTCTAAATTTCAATGAAGATGATTTGTCTGGACTGGATGACAAAAGTATGATGCCACTGAAtgatggaaaagaaagatttatGAAACAAGTATTTATCACTGTAAGCCCAAAGTTGTGTTCAGCCATAAAGAATCACATTTCCGGACTTAAAAA GTTTGGCTCTGGCGATGTCTCTGATCAGCCTAGCATTCTTCACAtgcatgacgtcattgatgaccaGGAAGAATTTACAGAAATACCTGACAATTTTAGCAATCTACCTCATGAGCACTATCCTCTTACTATAACATATCGAAAATTCTTGATGATGCTTGATGGAACATGTCGTACATCATTTTTTGATGTGTTCTATGCTGAAATGAACAATAGCACCGAGAGAGGGCAATCAAAATCTCGTGCACTGCAAACATTTATTGAATTGAAGGAAGTCACCTATGAGAAATTTGCTGCTTCCTATTGGCCTCATTTTAATGcagacctgaccaagaatcttgatGCATCCATTGTCTTTACTGAAATAATTTCTCATATAAAGGGTAGATATCAAGCAAGCAGGCCTTATACCAGCAAGCTTGGAAGACATGATTATGTGATGCTCTCAGATAAAAGATTTTCATCACTGAACAGTGAGAAGAGAGATATGATTTACAGTATTTTCATTGCTTACGAGAGTATGAAACTGATTGCCAGGGAGTTTGACTTGTCAGATTTTGTCAATAGTCTTCACATCAGTCTTATATCTGAGGGCTACAATGGAGATCTGCTGGATTTTGTTTACATAGATGAGGTGCAGGATCTAACTATGACACAAATAGCACTTCTTAAGTATGTCTGCAGGAACTTCAAGGAAGGCTTCCTTTTTGCTGGTGACACTGCACAGACTATAGCAAGGGGTATCGATTTCAGGTTTGAAGATATCCGTTCGCTTTTCTATACTGCATTTCTCTCAGAAACTGAAGCGTCTAATCAAGGACATGGAAAACAAGTCCAACTTTCTGATATGTTCCAACTTACTCAAAATTTCCGCACACATTGTGGCATCCTTCATATGGCACAAAGTATCATGTGCCTTTTGTACTTCTTTTTCCCGTCAAGTGTTGACAAACTTAATCCAGAGACTGGACTTGTATATGGCGAAGCTCCTGTGCTGCTGGAGTCTGGTAACGATGAAAATGCAATCATGACTATATTTGGAGAAATCAAAAGTAAGCATGGTAACATGCATGGGTTTGGTGCTGAGCAAGTCATATTAGTTCGTGATGATGCTACAAAAAAACAAATTGTTGATCTTGTTGGTAAACAGGCTCTTATTTTGACCATTGTTGAATGTAAGGGCCTCGAGTTCCAG GATGTGCTGTTGTACAACTTTTTCGGCTCATCGCCTTTAAAAAACAAATGGAGAGTTCTGTATGGCTACatgaaagataaagatattataGCACAATCTGAGGAGATATCTCATCCGGGTTTCGACAGAAGCAAGCATCATCTTCTCTGCTCAGAGCTGAAGCAACTCTATGTTGCAATCACACGCACTAGACAAAGGCTTTGGATATGTGAAAATACTGACGATTACTGTCGACCAATGTTTGACTATTGGAAGAAGTTGTGTCTTGTAGAGGTTAGATTACTTGATTCTTCTCTCGTTCAAGCAATGCGGACAGGAAGTAGTACTGATGATTGGAAGCTACGGGGAACCAAG TTGTTCAACGAGGGGCAGTTCGAAATGGCTACAATGTGTTTTGAAAAGGCTGGTGATGCATACAGAGAGAAGTGGGCAAGAGCTGCCGGACTTGTAGCAACTGCTGACCGTGCTATGGCCACAAATTTGGAGAAGCGCAATGCTTCATTGCAAACAGCATCAGAAATCTATGAGTCCATAGGGATGCATGAGAAAGCTGCTGCCTGCTATATCAAATTACATGACTTCAAAAGAGCAG GTATGGTCTATATGCAAAAATGTGGTGCTTCCAGGCTTGAGGATGCTGGTGACTGTTTTGCCAAGGCTGAGTGCTGGTCAGAGGCAGCTGAAGTGTACTTCAGATCTGAACGTTACACCGACTGTTTCTCGATGTGCTCGAAAGAAAAGCAATTATTCAATCTTGGCCTGCAGTTCCTTAAACATTTGGAGGAGGAACATTTGTTTGAGAATTCAAAATTGGAGGTTTCTGCAATTAGAAAGACGTATCTTGAGAATTGTGCTCAGCATCATTTTGAGCGCGGTGACATAAAGCATATGATGCCTTTTGTTAAGGCTTTCAGTTCTATGGATCATGTACGAGCATTCTTGAACTCTAGGAATCTTGTTGATGAACTGTTAAGTTTAGAGATGGAAAAGGGGAATTTCCTTGAAGTTGCAGGAATAGCAAAGCATAAAGGAGATGTCTTGCTGGAGGTAGAAATGCTCGAGAAGGCAGGTTCATTTGAGGATGCAACGCAGCTTCTCCTTCTCCATATCGTTGTAGATTCCATGTGGTCTTCAAATAGTAGAGGCTGGCCTCCGAAAAAATATGCAGAGAAGGAACGGTTGCTTGCAAAAGTCAAAGAAATGGCGACGAATGTCTCTGAATGCTTCTACTTCTTTGCTAGCCTGGAAGCTGATGCACTGTCAGATGTGGGCAAGTCCCTTTCCAGATTAAACTGTACATTGCTTGATGGCAGAAAATGTGGAAACTTGTTTGTTGAATTTGTTGCTTCCCGTTTGATTCTTGATGTTCATCTTCAGTCTCGAGCATCTGAATACAATTTGGAATTAGGGCCAGGATCTGAAGATGAAAGTAGCTTTAATGATATTGTGGCTCGTAACCAGATATCACCCCATACTCTAGCATATGCCTGGAACAACTGGAAGTCAATCATAGTCAACGTACTATCTCATCTTCGACACACTGCTGGCCCAGAATTAAATGATTATGAAGTTATGTATGAAGATCTTTGTGCTAAGTACTTTGGGTTGAGGAAAGATGGTGAAGATGATCGATATGTCGTGCTTAACATGAACTCAAGTTGGCTCTCTAACACAGGCAGAAATTCTTTGCAGCAAGATGGCAACAGATGTTGGCTGGAAGTACTTCAGTTTCATCCATGTGCCCAGTCTTTCTTGATGAATGAGCTGTCTTCTGTTGGTCTGAGTGTACTTAGAAAGTTGGAGTCCATCGTTCAAATTCCTCCGAAGCCGGCATCTTCATATGCCCTGGTGAGAACTATCCTCATTATAAATGAGATAGCTAAATTTTTGGAAGAACCAGAGTTCAGCCTGCAGAAAAGTACCACGAAGTTAAGAAGCTTCTCTGCTCTATGTGTGCGTCACTTCTTTGAGTTAGTTTATCTTGTGTGGAGAGATAGGACAATGAGGAGCCTCTTGCCTGCTATACTTGACTCACCAGCTGCCTATGGTCTGATTGCTGATTCCCTTGGTGAAAACCTTCGgccaaaaattaaaaaattgacTTATGGGCATCTTGGGAAAACAACCATGGTACTGCTCCATGCAGGGCGATTGGACGATGCATTACTTTCAAGGCTACTACAGTACGTGGACAATGATTCTGGGTGGGcagatttttttggatttttgaagAGCTTTCTTGACACTGGTCTTGATAGATCCTCCTTGATCCTGAACTTTAAGGTTGCTCTGGACTTTACCTTCAATGGTGTGAGGTGGAGGGATGAACTGGACTACATATCCCCAATGTGCTATCTGGGTCTTTTGGAGTTCCTTGGTTTCTTGGCTTCGTCATACCTTCTACAGAAAGGTCGTATATACTGCACGAAATCTCTGTTGGTCAATATGCTGGAGTGCCGTACCAGCAAGCTTTATCTTGACACCTGCCTGGTATCTAATTCGAGCCCAGATTCCGATCTTGATCATATGGCATACCTATCTGGGCGTTTCATATTTCAGATAATTATGGCTATCTTGACAGACAAGAATATGCTGTGGGAGTGGGCACGGAAGACTTCAACACCTAGTAGTTCACCCCCTGAAGTCCTCCTGAGACTAGTGGTCACACTTTATCCACTGATCCTAACTCATGATCTGGGGAATTGCTATGAGGTCACAAATACTCTTCTCAAGTGTGGAGTGTTTATGGATCTACCTAAGGAGTTCGCTCAGAAGATTGTACCGGCTTTACAGTTGAGGAATCGCACACTGAGCAACTTCATAAGGGCTCTTGCTGGTGCACTTGCCGCAATTGGAGATCGTATGGTAATTATGGGTTCACCGAAAGCGAAAGGCCCAGCAATCTGTCGAAGCATAGCTCATACGATTAACACAGCGGATTTGTCTGACGTTCCAAAGGTAATGGCTCTTCTTTGTCCTGAAGAGCCAAGTCCTGTAAAGCAAGAGACTGCACTGCCAGAAAAATCTGATGGTAACAAAGTCTGCAACGTTACTGGAAACATTCCTAAGGTGGTTCAAGTTAATAAGATGGAGAGTAAAAGTGAAGCAGATTTATGTGATGAGAGTGATTCCTTCTGGGAAAAGCTTGAGGCTTTTCAAGCCAGCAAGCAAGGCCAG AATGATGCAACCGTTGTCTTTCAATTGCTTAGAGGCGCCATTTTGTGGCTTGAGCAAAGAGGCTCTCCAGAAAAAAATAGCACAGAATTATTGCAAGAGGTCAGGCGTGTCTGCAGTGAGCTAGAAAAACCTTGTGCAAG GTTGGAGAAGGCGACTGTGGAGGATCTATACTCAATATGGGAAGACGGTGAGAGCAAACTGCAGATGATCATCAACTATATGTGTGACGAGAGGGCATCCATGAAGGAAGACGGCAGAAGGAATGAAGCCGCAGCCATTGTCCAGCCACAGCAGTCTGACGGAGCAGATGATTTGAATGGATGCTCAGATAATGAACCTGAAACTGGAGGCAACGAGGTGGAACCGGTCATGGAAGAGGCAAAAGCTGCAGCCTCAGGCTCACAGAAGGCGGCACCCAAgcagaagaacaagaagaaatccAAGAAATCTAAAGGCCGCAGGAAGTGA